From one Planococcus citri chromosome 3, ihPlaCitr1.1, whole genome shotgun sequence genomic stretch:
- the LOC135841767 gene encoding BAG family molecular chaperone regulator 2 has translation MSVEEIFSCRRESLIPQIDETSSDNETSKNKLLRLLDDIENRVERFRRGALIMEEEKDILFSSIDAIKTSDMMTDLLEGEKDEILHFTERISSRCSTVEISVRTVRNDMQEESLHQVNSYINNLVIDLPGDPFVVKERCLSYMAACGSKSDENVDKSFEVAVLGCSLDDQKRVRRRLQGLLNYIDYSKKVSDINDSN, from the exons ATGAGTGTCGAGGAAATATTTTCGTGCAGAAGGGAATCTTTGATACCTCAAATAGACGAGACAAGTTCTGATAATGAAACTTCGAAAAACAAATTGTTACGTTTATTGGACGATATCGAAAATCGAGTCGAACGTTTTCGTCGTGGAGCTCTTATAATGGAAGAAGAAAAGGATATTTTGTTTTCCAGTATAGACGCGATCAAAACCTCCGACATGATGACCGATCTCTTGGAAG GCGAAAAAGATGAAATACTTCATTTCACCGAGAGGATTTCATCCAGATGTAGCACAGTAGAAATCAGTGTTCGTACAGTTCGCAACGATATGCAAGAAGAAAGCTTACACCAAGTCAACTCGTACATTAATAACTTAGTTATAGATCTCCCCGGTGATCCTTTCGTAGTAAAGGAACGCTGTTTATCGTATATGGCAGCCTGTGGTTCCAAGTCTGATGAAAATGTCGACAAAAGCTTCGAAGTAGCTGTACTGGGATGTTCTTTGGATGATCAGAAACGTGTCCGCAGACGACTCCAAGGTTTACTTAACTATATAGACTATTCCAAGAAAGTCAGCGATATAAACGATAGTAATTGA